The proteins below come from a single Aspergillus oryzae RIB40 DNA, chromosome 5 genomic window:
- a CDS encoding uncharacterized protein (GTP-binding ADP-ribosylation factor Arf1) — protein MTKIMMVGLEGAGKTTILNELSEDIFHDGHNGDSIQYDDMELISWDVPRRWGNNLSILKELFFSDRELISDAREELQRLLNKDDFRDATLLVMSNKNDISGAMNTAEITSHLSLSGLTHRNWYIQNTCATTGDGLEEGLEWLNANIHRKH, from the exons ATGACGAAAATCATGATGGTTGGTCTAGAGGGTGCCGGAAAGACCACTATTCTGAATGAGTTGTCAGAAGACATCTTCCATGATG GGCATAATGGCGATAGTATCCAGTACGACGATATGGAACTGATTTCGTGGGATGTTCCTCGTCGCTGGGGAAATAATCTTTCGATATTGAAGGAATTATTTTT TAGTGATCGCGAGCTTATTAGCGATGCTCGGGAAGAATTGCAACGCTTGCTGAATAAAGACGACTTCAGGGATGCTACCCTACTTGTTATGTCTAACAAAAACGACATTTCT GGTGCTATGAACACGGCTGAGATCACCAGCCATCTTAGTCTTTCAGGTCTTACACACCGCAATTGG TATATCCAGAATACCTGCGCTACTACTGGCGATGGTCTCGAAGAAGGTCTTGAATGGCTTAATGCCAATATTCATCGAAAGCATTAG
- a CDS encoding multicopper oxidase (multicopper oxidases) — MNLLSLLSLSAISAIAWAETHVFDWNITWVTANPDGMQPRPVIGINNEWPLPLLNFTKGDRIIANVRNQLGNESTSVHFHGFFQNGTNEMDGPPGVTQCNIPPNETMVYNFTLDQSGTYWYHSHTKGQYPDGWRQALVIHDEEDPYIGKYYEERVITLSDWYHDEMPGLLKEFINVANPTGAEPVPKSALMNDTQNLTVPVEPGKTYLFRVVNIGAFASQYFWIEDHDMQIVEVDGVWTEPATASMIYIASAQRYSVLVTMKNETNANYAMVGSMDTDLFDTLPSDLNYNSTGWLVYDSSVEKPAAKSVSEFDFYDDFELVPYDGLERYGDADITVTLDLTMDNLGDGANYAFFNGISYVAPKVPILYSTLTTGSAATDAAIYGTDTNAFVLNKGDIVDIVLNNDDTGKHPFHLHGHNFQVIWRSGDYEGHFNPDNVTFSSVPVRRDTLIAKPMGNFVVRFKADNPGIWLFHCHIEWHMDAGLAAVMVEAPLYLQENLTIPQNHYDVCSASGTPTEGNAAGNTEDFYDLTGENKAVAPLPAGFTARGIVALVFSCVAAFVGLASIVWYGVAPIKNSRICLPFHSEQWDAKITARKPDQIGMDAHFAHNPGIRPVAETLGDA, encoded by the exons ATGaatctcctctctcttctgTCGCTTTCGGCCATCAGTGCCATCGCCTGGGCAGAGACACACGTCTTTGACTGGAACATAACATGGGTAACAGCAAATCCTGATGGAATGCAGCCTCGTCCTGTGATTGGGATCAATAATGAATGGCCACTGCCTCTCTTAAATTTTACCAAGGGCGACAGGATTATTGCCAACGTGAGAAATCAGCTTGGCAACGAATCTACCAGTGTTCATTTccatggcttcttccagaatggGACAAATGAGATGGATGGGCCGCCTGGCGTCACTCAATGCAACATTCCTCCAAATGAGACAATGGTGTACAACTTCACA CTTGATCAATCCGGTACATATTGGTATCATTCCCACACGAAGGGGCAGTATCCCGACGGCTGGCGCCAAGCTTTGGTGATCcatgatgaggaggatccCTACATTGGCAAATACTACGAAGAGCGAGTTATTACTCTATCTGATTGGTACCATGATGAAATGCCTGGTCTCCTGAAAGAATTTATTAATGTTGCCAATCCAACTGGCGCAGAGCCGGTTCCCAAGTCTGCTTTGATGAATGACACACAGAATTTGACTGTCCCAGTGGAGCCTGGCAAGACCTATCTCTTCAGAGTAGTGAATATTGGCGCTTTTGCAAGCCAATATTTCTGGATTGAGGATCATGATATGCAGATTGTCGAGGTAGATGGGGTCTGGACAGAGCCAGCGACTGCCTCTATGATCTACATAGCCTCTGCACAGCGGTACAGCGTTCTTGTCACGATGAAGAACGAGACCAATGCCAATTATGCCATGGTCGGCAGCATGGATACA GATCTATTTGACACTCTTCCCTCGGATCTGAATTACAATTCCACTGGGTGGTTGGTCTATGATTCTTCTGTTGAGAAGCCAGCAGCCAAATCGGTGTCTGAGTTCGACTTCTATGATGATTTTGAGCTCGTTCCTTACGATGGACTAGAGCGGTATGGAGATGCAGATATTACCGTGACTTTGGATCTCACCATGGACAACCTTGGTGATGGGGCAAACTA TGCCTTTTTCAATGGAATCTCATATGTGGCGCCCAAAGTTCCAATTCTGTACTCGACGCTTACGACAGGATCCGCTGCCACAGATGCCGCTATATACGGCACAGACACCAACGCATTCGTTTTAAACAAGGGTGATATCGTTGATATCGTCCTCAACAATGATGATACTGGCAAACACCCATTCCACTTGCATGGACACAACTTCCAGGTCATCTGGAGAAGCGGAGATTATGAAGGCCATTTCAACCCGGACAATGTCACTTTCTCATCCGTACCCGTGCGGCGCGATACTCTAATCGCCAAACCGATGGGCAACTTTGTCGTCCGGTTTAAGGCAGATAATCCTG GTATTTGGCTCTTCCACTGTCACATCGAGTGGCATATGGATGCAGGGCTGGCCGCTGTGATGGTCGAGGCTCCGTTATACCTTCAGGAGAACCTGACTATCCCACAGAATCATTATGATGTTTGTAGCGCAAGCGGCACTCCAACCGAAGGTAATGCAGCGGGAAATACTGAAGACTTCTATGATCTTACAGGGGAGAACAAGGCAGTTGCCCCGCTCCCTGCTGGCTTTACGGCACGCGGCATCGTAGCTTTGGTTTTCAGTTGCGTCGCCGCTTTTGTTGGCTTGGCCTCCATCGTGTG GTACGGGGTGGCTCCTATCAAGAACAGCCGTAT CTGCCTTCCGTTCCACTCGGAACAGTGGGACGCCAAGATCACAGCTCGCAAACCTGACCAAATCGGGATGGATGCCCATTTCGCGCATAATCCGGGGATTCGTCCAGTGGCGGAAACTTTGGGAGACGCGTAG
- a CDS encoding FTR1 family protein (predicted protein), giving the protein MANQVFAVTVFFICFRECLESSIIVSVLLAFLTQTLGAEGDKAALKRLRIQVWCGVGLGLFLCLCIGAGMIGAFYGLEKDTFTNTEDIWEGIFGFIASIIISIMGAGLLRVNKMREKWRVKLSRALEKKEKSTTIMGRLKDWSEKYVMFILPFVTVLREGLEAIVYVGGVGLGLSASSFPLAVFCGLLAGVAVGYVMYRGGSSTSLQYFLIISTCFLYLVAAGLFSRAVWYLENNTWNHVIGGDASETGSGPGSYDIRQSVWHVNCCNPELGGGGGWGIFNALFGWTNSATYGSVLSYNLYWVVIITSYVCMRYNEKHGYIPVLTPIARKLKLGRFKKGSEEEHVPEVVEERKEVNHLARQIVTRTMSEA; this is encoded by the exons ATGGCAAATCAAGTCTTTGCAGTCACTG TCTTTTTCATTTGCTTCCGAGAATGTCTCGAAAGCAGTATCATTGTATCGGTGCTTCTTGCCTTCCTCACCCAAACTTTGGGTGCTGAAGGAGACAAGGCAGCTCTGAAGAGATTGCGAATACAG GTATGGTGTGGAGTAGGTTTAGGTCTATTCTTGTGCCTATGTATCGGTGCAGGTATGATCGGAGCTTTCTACGGGTTGGAAAAAGATACCTTCACGAACACAGAGGATATCTGGGAAGGCATTTTTGGCTTTATAGCATCCATCATTATTTCTATCATGGGGGCGGGCCTTTTGCGTGTGAACAAAATGCGCGAGAAATGGCGCGTCAAGCTCTCCCGTGCCttggagaaaaaggaaaagtctACGACCATAATGGGTCGTCTGAAGGACTGGTCCGAGAAATATGTCATGTTCATCTTGCCATTCGTTACCGTTCTTCGAGAGGGACTTGAGGCTATCGTTTATGTCGGTGGTGTGGGACTGGGATTGTCAGCGTCTTCATTCCCCTTGGCCGTGTTCTGTGGCCTTTTGGCTGGTGTTGCAGTAGGCTATGTGATGTATCG GGGTGGAAGCTCAACTTCCTTACAGTACTTTCTGATTATATCTACTTGCTTCCTCTACTTGGTCGCCGCAGGCTTGTTTTCCCGCGCTGTCTGGTACCTGGAGAATAATACCTGGAACCATGTCATTGGTGGAGATGCTTCTGAGACCGGCTCAGGCCCTGGATCTTACGATATTCGCCAGAGTGTCTGGCATGTAAACTGCTGTAACCCAGagcttggcggtggtggtggttggggtaTCTTCAACGCTCTGTTTGGGTGGACCAATTCCGCCACCTATGGATCAGTGCTATCTTACAACCTTTACTGGGTAGTGATCATTACCTCATACGTCTGCATGAGGTACAATGAGAAGCACGGCTACATTCCCGTCTTAACACCGATCGCAAGGAAGCTGAAGCTTGGTCGATTCAAGAAGGGCTCTGAGGAAGAACATGTCCCCGAGGTTGTcgaagagaggaaggaggttAACCATCTGGCCCGGCAAATTGTTACCAGAACAATGAGTGAAGCATAG
- a CDS encoding uncharacterized protein (predicted protein) yields the protein MENPDSVCRAGIVISMISKFCESVKYLKECMQFQALNGYASTTEPSYELLEQAGSIMNHIDSWHARLPRHWKAKLKDATPGGLPGERVSASKDSWTTCFVAIISATHLFFYLQFLEYCECVTPNLEALKALPDENSVYYPLYGIGSRIQDSVNIICLSVSYALGSMNVHGDFEPFHDTKHGIGYNLLWPMSLVANCQFSMTEQARLCRRALEYTWSTMGRVDNSS from the coding sequence ATGGAAAACCCCGACAGTGTGTGCCGTGCTGGAATTGTGATCAGCATGATCTCGAAATTTTGTGAATCCGTCAAATACCTTAAAGAGTGTATGCAGTTTCAGGCTCTGAACGGCTATGCGTCAACCACCGAACCCTCATACGAACTGTTAGAACAAGCAGGCTCTATCATGAACCACATTGACAGCTGGCACGCTCGCCTTCCACGTCACTGGAAAGCCAAGCTGAAGGATGCAACGCCTGGCGGTCTTCCTGGGGAGCGTGTCTCAGCTTCCAAAGATTCCTGGACGACTTGTTTCGTGGCCATCATTAGTGCGACGCACTTGTTCTTTTACCTGCAATTTCTCGAATACTGTGAATGCGTCACTCCTAACCTGGAAGCTCTGAAGGCACTTCCGGATGAAAATTCAGTCTACTACCCTCTCTACGGAATTGGTAGTCGGATCCAGGATTCAGTCAACATAATATGCTTGTCTGTGTCATATGCACTGGGAAGCATGAACGTACATGGGGATTTTGAACCCTTCCACGATACCAAGCACGGAATTGGGTACAACCTTCTCTGGCCTATGTCGCTTGTTGCGAATTGTCAATTCTCCATGACAGAGCAAGCTCGTCTTTGTCGGCGAGCACTCGAGTACACTTGGTCGACAATGGGCCGTGTTGATAACTCATCCTGA
- a CDS encoding uncharacterized protein (predicted protein) produces the protein MRVSQRLDQSTLEYTLFSNGMFMDYVTSPRVPTPLTISVPVWIDLENNFAAIPGDGEGVVAMIHTSDIGRFVAAVLDLSQWEKRYHLMGDSLSINDMRTFAPRS, from the exons ATGAGAGTGTCGCAACGCCTCGATCAAAGCACACTGGAATataccctcttctccaacggCATGTTCATGGACTATGTGACGTCCCCACGAGTTCCAACGCCCTTGACGATCTCCGTGCCTGTCTGGATCGATCTCGAAAACAACTTTGCCGCGATTCCAGGTGACGGCGAGGGTGTTGTGGCGATGATCCATACTAGCGATATTGGTCGCTTCGTTGCTGCAGTACTAGACCTGTCCCAATGGGAGAAGCGCTATCATCTGATGGGTGATTCACTTTCCATCAATGACATG AGAACGTTTGCACCCAGGAGTTAA
- a CDS encoding uncharacterized protein (predicted protein): MLSPLFFTAALAAPAVNNSSSSVCGAGSSIGTYTISANDTIYSIATTLNRGVCPLARYNHLSDPELLYPGEVLYIPPEACNTNAADTSCLLSLQNSTTNDCIFGGPHTYRTFEGDTLRKIALGKFNITLEALNSSVGRMAGVSSPDETIEPNTFIKLPQCNPSSCGIQPLEYVWGTYQDLAEEYGTTPGQIFALNPTFNHSSTGPGVGGWITLPVNCGLDGETYTVVS; the protein is encoded by the coding sequence ATGTTGtccccccttttctttacAGCTGCGCTCGCAGCGCCAGCGGTCAACAATTCCTCGTCTTCGGTTTGTGGCGCTGGTTCCTCGATTGGCACATACACCATCAGTGCGAACGACACTATTTACTCCATCGCCACCACTCTCAACCGTGGGGTCTGCCCGCTGGCAAGGTACAATCACTTATCTGACCCCGAGCTTCTTTATCCCGGCGAGGTTCTCTACATCCCCCCTGAAGCTTGTAACACCAACGCTGCAGACACTTCCTGTCTCCTGAGTCTTCAAAATTCGACCACCAATGATTGCATCTTTGGCGGCCCCCACACCTACCGCACCTTTGAAGGTGATACCCTCCGCAAAATCGCTCTGGGCAAGTTCAACATTACCCTCGAGGCCTTGAACAGCTCTGTTGGTCGCATGGCGGGGGTCTCGTCACCCGACGAAACCATTGAACCGAACACATTCATCAAGCTCCCGCAATGTAATCCTAGCTCGTGTGGAATCCAGCCCCTAGAATACGTTTGGGGTACGTACCAGGATCTAGCGGAAGAGTACGGAACAACGCCGGGGCAGATTTTTGCTTTGAATCCGACTTTTAATCATAGTTCTACGGGACCGGGAGTTGGGGGATGGATTACGTTGCCAGTCAATTGCGGGCTAGATGGGGAGACATATACGGTTGTTTCTTAA
- a CDS encoding uncharacterized protein (predicted protein) yields the protein MHNANHIFNAIHASMRLWGSSLHHNGMSFFLAAVPEGIQLYHGNARSDPIEKIGWMAFEPDHAMVFARPSRRPSPSMPSDQHLQHTMAAEDSPADDSGFLHTFLTAKELRLVYIDGTSAGKSRIGTLDSQDRILFNDTLHGGVGMEDQRAKAVCRIAQTEWEGRVDGVIRMAAGFEIILCDPEVNLVPVQVTQVRHPGFKGGPNKGGKGKPKGKPGELLRAVTSRFHGIGGERVRVHYDHFVTAYSYDLDLFTGDSKLPRLAHLSSEELQPIRDNLTQLVLTHDANDRSVNWQAVADLIVEKYGRFLHGLLSRKHHHGDSDLRESIVAQIDRLMAPFIDVRSGDEEQAIKLCSTQFVPLPTGNSPLAQRALYAVNHRICSALIAVRNETEPRTMVSTIRELMDYLDWTVWKECRGYRDDEFCAIPIWPQGSQRDYHHPRPQKYDEAYQGENDYWGPVWD from the coding sequence ATGCACAATGCAAACCACATCTTCAACGCTATCCATGCTTCAATGCGCCTGTGGGGCTCATCACTTCATCACAATGGCATGTCATTCTTCCTGGCCGCCGTCCCCGAAGGCATCCAACTCTATCACGGAAACGCCCGGTCAGACCCTATCGAGAAGATCGGGTGGATGGCCTTTGAACCTGATCATGCGATGGTCTTTGCTCGTCCGTCTCGACGACCGTCTCCGTCTATGCCTTCGGaccagcatctgcagcaTACCATGGCGGCAGAGGATTCGCCTGCGGATGATTCAGGCTTCCTGCATACGTTCCTAACTGCCAAGGAGTTGCGTCTTGTTTATATTGATGGTACCTCTGCGGGAAAATCGCGGATTGGTACTTTGGATTCCCAGGATCGGATCTTGTTCAATGATACCCTGCATGGTGGGGTAGGGATGGAAGATCAGCGGGCCAAGGCTGTTTGTCGTATTGCGCAGACGGAGTGGGAGGGACGGGTTGATGGTGTTATTCGTATGGCTGCTGGCTTTGAGATCATTCTATGTGATCCTGAGGTGAACCTGGTACCTGTGCAGGTGACCCAGGTCAGACACCCTGGTTTTAAAGGTGGACCAAACAAgggtgggaaaggaaagccgaagGGCAAGCCTGGTGAGCTTCTCAGAGCCGTCACGTCTCGGTTTCATGGTATTGGGGGTGAGCGCGTTCGAGTGCACTACGATCATTTTGTCACGGCTTATAGCTACGATCTTGACTTGTTCACTGGCGATAGCAAGCTGCCGCGTTTGGCACACTTGTCCAGCGAAGAGTTACAGCCCATCCGTGATAATTTGACGCAATTAGTGCTGACGCATGATGCGAATGACCGCTCGGTGAACTGGCAGGCCGTTGCGGACCTGATTGTTGAGAAATACGGTCGCTTTCTACATGGTCTACTGTCGCGGAAGCATCACCACGGTGACTCTGACCTTCGCGAGTCTATAGTCGCTCAGATCGACCGCCTCATGGCGCCTTTTATCGATGTCCGAAGCGGAGATGAGGAGCAGGCTATTAAGCTCTGTTCTACACAGTTTGTTCCACTCCCCACGGGCAACTCTCCCCTTGCGCAAAGAGCATTATACGCTGTCAATCACCGGATATGCTCGGCATTAATTGCTGTGAGGAACGAGACTGAGCCCCGGACTATGGTCTCCACTATTCGCGAGTTAATGGACTATCTGGACTGGACGGTGTGGAAGGAGTGTCGTGGGTATCGTGACGATGAGTTCTGTGCTATCCCGATCTGGCCGCAAGGATCACAGAGGGATTACCATCACCCTCGGCCCCAGAAGTATGATGAGGCATATCAAGGGGAGAATGATTACTGGGGGCCTGTATGGGACTGA
- a CDS encoding uncharacterized protein (predicted protein), with product MMSFTKFILFILSLLSVVSSESVEEHGSAAGLGNVAIVNRMGTTLYLWSVDQNEGPMHAVVPGASYQETYRLRPDGGGISIKVSTSQDVNGDIIQFEYTQAGEKVFWDVSCVNTKAGSPFYDKGLMLIPSSSKDCPHAFVCLPGDSNCKYVYHKSSDDDASHGCPVSTSFHLKLGF from the coding sequence ATGATGTCCTTCACCAAgttcattctcttcatcttgtcCTTGCTCTCCGTTGTATCCTCTGAATCCGTTGAGGAGCACGGTTCAGCAGCCGGCCTTGGAAATGTGGCTATAGTCAACAGAATGGGTACTACTCTCTACTTGTGGTCGGTAGATCAAAACGAAGGTCCAATGCACGCAGTTGTTCCAGGCGCCTCCTACCAAGAGACATATCGCCTGCGTCCCGATGGCGGCGGCATCTCCATCAAGGTCAGCACATCCCAGGACGTTAACGGCGATATAATTCAGTTCGAGTACACTCAAGCCGGTGAAAAAGTCTTCTGGGACGTGTCGTGTGTAAACACCAAGGCTGGATCACCGTTCTACGACAAGGGCCTCATGCTTATACCCTCAAGTTCGAAGGACTGTCCTCACGCTTTCGTCTGCCTTCCGGGCGATTCCAATTGCAAATATGTTTACCACAAATCAAGCGATGACGATGCAAGCCATGGCTGCCCTGTTAGCACATCTTTCCACTTGAAGCTTGGCTTTTAA
- a CDS encoding DUF3632 domain-containing protein (predicted protein): protein MTAEEAAYAITRPISTSSIPVLNTYSDECIALFMLWRQIVNACEEWPASRIPDLVALLSAISKIPDHIHRGEATDDEDEGPLGWDILPYFAAEWRDAHWRIPMNILQDYPDTAARLRERGLYIRAQEVESQLVAAGIWDLWRAINYVIWALEMKPNHDYHAEERNGVHHHPLAFYSLELDFQVPAVACWIKHNGQRMHQCIARDGLKGNPDLPTVRMHFGEPIERWAFWKKRLLELANDPDDFTRRGAQLAIGYMDEATESLTEKLNAFDILLRPSALDSQCL from the coding sequence ATGACTGCTGAGGAAGCTGCGTACGCGATAACTCGACCAATCTCAACCTCGTCAATACCGGTCCTCAATACCTACTCGGATGAATGTATTGCTCTCTTTATGCTATGGAGACAAATTGTGAATGCTTGCGAAGAGTGGCCGGCTTCTCGTATCCCTGACCTCGTCGCACTTCTAAGTGCGATATCCAAAATTCCCGATCACATTCACCGTGGTGAAGCCAcggatgacgaagatgagggGCCCTTGGGATGGGATATCCTCCCTTATTTTGCTGCGGAGTGGAGAGATGCTCATTGGAGGATACCGATGAATATTCTTCAGGATTATCCGGACACGGCGGCAAGACTCCGCGAACGGGGACTATATATCAGAGCTCAAGAGGTTGAGTCACAACTTGTTGCAGCTGGCATATGGGATTTATGGAGAGCGATAAATTACGTGATATGGGCGCTGGAGATGAAACCCAATCACGATTATCACGCAGAAGAGAGGAATGGGGTACACCATCACCCCCTAGCATTTTATTCCCTCGAACTTGACTTTCAAGTGCCGGCGGTTGCTTGTTGGATTAAGCATAATGGGCAAAGAATGCATCAATGTATCGCCAGAGACGGGCTGAAGGGTAATCCAGATCTCCCGACCGTGCGTATGCATTTTGGCGAGCCTATCGAACGTTGggcattctggaagaaacgATTGCTTGAGCTCGCGAACGACCCTGATGATTTTACAAGAAGAGGAGCACAACTAGCTATAGGATACATGGATGAGGCCACAGAATCTCTGACGGAGAAGTTAAACGCCTTTGACATTCTTTTACGCCCTTCTGCATTAGATAGCCAATGCTTATAG
- a CDS encoding ferric reductase family protein (ferric reductase, NADH/NADPH oxidase and related proteins): MHLRAAFLALCWAGVPALAGQGESHNAADSFDEYCFYSIYTALSDYAFAGSTILASSQDSQGGTSHGGSDTSGDGQSSSSMGQTSSSNQSASSTQSSAASEPSHGKRSLRRRGHKGSSGTSTGPCNSTIEVTSMYASAKAWCTKAELKATIPYWESLCEQNSLTLMDLSEVEANVTDTYLASLPTIDPEMNSTSTTATIESPVLLSHSYYKRAHKSYVTHDFALDKDKRFGWGLMGYWGGILVLGMMAKLMGSVSSQRRAPSCRDAEPNIALQSMHRKQTKPKAMTSVLHYLRTYFVVPASFAPILPHHQQLYYWHTVPRRLDLLIVLGFWALCIILACVDYQSFSGNIEMSSVFQQNWQYSSDRTGILSYACLPFLWLFAGRNNIFLWATNFSVQSFNIFHRHVAWACTILAIVHSINYSVVFAYYDGRFQSVWLQEYWYMGVVATILMSFMLVQSLTMLRRIGYETFLIIHIVFAIVVVYALFRHTSFDGTKWNGYLWPMVAIWGFDRTVRLVRIAYCNFNVRFGKQFVSTTQSTVHYCEDSDLIKVELWPASTTLTPQPGQHYYLYQPVSLKGWENHPFTLGAYVPTQDKNPEQGNKLIFYIRPYDGWTRRLRDLCRKSQMNIHLPLLLEGPYGSRAALHTCESILMIVGGTGIAAAVPYIIEHVSRAKEGKTRTVRVQLVWSARSTEMYSQVFSDELSTLLHHQDITTTYFCTNKSSLDPEMKTGSGSDVPGESPVSSTLGDKEGNVTSSVRNGTVQFLSGRPDVGGIIKAEAQEAKVSSGRLAVLTCGPAQMADDCRQTVYEVMKDGFQDIEYHEEAFGW, translated from the exons ATGCACCTCAGAGCTGCCTTTCTCGCACTATGCTGGGCCGGTGTCCCAGCCCTTGCGGGACAAGGTGAAAGCCATAATGCTGCTGATAGCTTCGATGAGTACTGTTTCTATTCCATCTACACAGCCCTTTCAGATTATGCATTTGCTGGGAGTACAATTTTGGCGTCTTCTCAAGACAGTCAGGGTGGAACTAGTCATGGAGGCTCCGATACCTCTGGTGATGGGCAATCCTCTTCATCGATGGGGCAAACCTCGTCGAGTAACCAATCTGCTTCTAGCACACAGTCCTCCGCTGCAAGTGAACCGTCACATGGTAAGAGATCCCTGCGCCGCCGAGGACACAAGGGCAGCTCAGGAACCTCAACTGGGCCATGCAATAGCACCATTGAAGTCACTTCGATGTATGCAAGTGCAAAAGCATGGTGCACTAAGGCTGAACTCAAGGCTACTATTCCATACTGGGAGAGTCTCTGTGAACAAAATAGTCTGACCCTCATGGACTTGTCCGAGGTTGAAGCCAACGTTACCGACACGTATCTTGCGTCTCTACCCACTATCGACCCGGAAATGAATAGCACCTCAACGACTGCCACCATTGAATCGCCAGTTCTACTGAGTCACTCCTACTATAAAAGGGCTCACAAGTCATAC GTGACCCATGACTTTGCTTTGGACAAGGACAAGCGGTTCGGCTGGGGTCTGATGGGATACTGGGGAGGCATACTGGTCCTAGGCATGATGGCCAAACTGATGGGTTCAGTTTCTAGCCAACGACGGGCGCCCAGCTGCCGAGATGCAGAGCCCAATATAGCCTTGCAAAGCATGCATCGGAAACAAACTAAGCCTAAGGCTATGACATCTGTGTTGCATTACCTGCGGACTTACTTCGTCGTCCCCGCTAGTTTCGCTCCAATTTTGCCCCATCACCAACAGCTTTATTATTGGCACACTGTTCCACGCCGCCTGGACCTCCTGATTGTTTTGGGATTTTGGGCCCTTTGCATTATCCTTGCCTGCGTTGACTATCAGAGCTTCTCCGGGAACATTGA GATGTCAAGCGTGTTCCAGCAGAACTGGCAATACTCATCCGACCGTACGGGTATTCTGTCGTATGCTTGTCTTCCCTTTCTGTGGCTATTTGCCGGGCGTAacaatatctttctttgggcGACAAACTTCAGCGTACAGTcgttcaatatcttccatcGTCATGTGGCGTGGGCCTGTACTATCCTTGCGATCGTTCATTCTATCAACTATAGCGTTGTGTTTGCATACTATG ATGGCAGATTCCAAAGTGTCTGGCTGCAAGAGTACTGGTATATGGGAGTAGTG GCCACTATTCTCATGTCTTTTATGCTCGTTCAATCGCTGACTATGCTGAGGCGTATTGGCTATGAGAcattcctcatcatccatatcGTTTTCGCAATTGTGGTTGTGTATGCTCTCTTCCG TCATACCAGCTTCGACGGCACCAAGTGGAATGGCTATCTGTGGCCAATGGTGGCGATCTGGGGCTTTGATCGTACTGTTCGCCTGGTCCGTATAGCCTACTGCAACTTCAATGTCCGGTTTGGCAAACAATTCGTGTCTACCACCCAGTCCACGGTACACTACTGCGAGGATAGCGATCTTATCAAAGTTGAACTATGGCCTGCATCAACGACACTTACCCCACAGCCTGGGCAGCATTATTACCTCTACCAACCCGTTTCTCTCAAAGGCTGGGAAAACCACCCATTCACTCTGGGCGCCTATGTACCAACGCAAGACAAAAACCCTGAACAAGGGAATAAGTTAATCTTCTACATCCGTCCTTACGATGGATGGACGAGGCGTCTTCGTGACCTTTGCCGCAAATCCCAGATGAACATTCATCTCCCATTATTGCTCGAAGGCCCTTACGGATCTAGGGCCGCTCTTCACACATGTGAGTCCATTCTGATGATTGTTGGCGGTACCGGTATTGCTGCCGCAGTGCCATATATCATTGAACACGTCTCGCGTgcgaaagaaggaaagacaagaacggTACGGGTCCAACTAGTTTGGTCTGCTCGGAGCACAGAGATGTACTCTCAAGTCTTCTCTGACGAGTTAAGCACCCTCCTACATCATCAGGACATTACCACGACCTACTTCTGTACCAACAAGTCATCATTGGACCCCGAAATGAAAACTGGAAGTGGTAGCGATGTGCCCGGTGAAAGCCCAGTAAGCTCCACGTTGGGTGACAAGGAAGGAAATGTGACTTCGTCGGTACGGAACGGAACCGTGCAGTTTCTCTCTGGCCGTCCTGATGTGGGTGGTATCATCAAAGCGGAGGCGCAAGAAGCCAAGGTCAGTTCTGGCCGATTAGCAGTGCTCACTTGTGGTCCAGCCCAGATGGCGGATGACTGTCGACAAACGGTGTATGAGGTAATGAAAGATGGATTCCAAGACATTGAGTACCATGAAGAGGCCTTCGGATGGTAA